One Misgurnus anguillicaudatus chromosome 19, ASM2758022v2, whole genome shotgun sequence genomic region harbors:
- the LOC129436883 gene encoding LOW QUALITY PROTEIN: G-protein coupled receptor family C group 5 member B (The sequence of the model RefSeq protein was modified relative to this genomic sequence to represent the inferred CDS: inserted 2 bases in 1 codon): protein MDAEVRVQRPNGSGPAGCRSDLQEIYWHLCNTWGIAVQAATALGFVTCVATVLGLLVRWGHVSREPGRRAALLLFLLATAGVFALPFSFVISLSXQMCPIRVFLFGVSFAVAFGALVARGLALLDVGLALGWREVGVILALALVQTIIAAEWLLVVLVRDGRPCAFSQPEFIMLQLYVMVLMGAALVVALRFLRAACVTYSYSHTGHTRQRAKLQAGLLVLTLLFSVCVWVTWITLLTYGNLVTGHRPDWDDPVIGVALAVNGWVLLLGHGFPQVRFLCQREGYAKNPPLDFTGWTSSTTEPAAEPKPGTDDSGFQLDADERRDQALESFGIPMKEINAEKNYRIPRPTATNINQTYDHYYEHRA from the exons AGGAGATTTACTGGCACCTGTGCAACACCTGGGGCATCGCGGTACAGGCCGCAACTGCTTTAGGCTTCGTGACCTGTGTGGCGACGGTGCTGGGCCTGCTGGTGAGGTGGGGGCACGTGTCTCGTGAGCCTGGGCGAAGAGCGGCCCTCCTGCTGTTCCTGCTGGCCACGGCGGGCGTGTTCGCTTTACCCTTCTCTTTTGTCATCTCGCTGTC GCAGATGTGCCCGATACGGGTGTTTCTGTTTGGGGTGTCATTCGCCGTAGCGTTCGGCGCTCTGGTCGCTCGCGGTCTCGCCCTGCTGGACGTTGGGCTGGCGCTCGGGTGGAGGGAGGTGGGAGTGATCCTGGCACTGGCGCTGGTGCAGACGATTATTGCAGCCGAGTGGCTGCTGGTCGTTTTGGTGCGGGACGGCAGGCCGTGTGCGTTTTCGCAGCCGGAGTTTATCATGTTGCAGCTTTACGTGATGGTGCTGATGGGTGCGGCGCTGGTGGTGGCTCTGCGCTTCCTCCGAGCTGCATGTGTGACCTACAGCTACAGTCACACGGGGCACACGCGTCAACGCGCCAAACTGCAAGCCGGGCTGCTGGTCCTCACGCTGTTGTTCAGTGTGTGCGTTTGGGTCACCTGGATCACTCTGCTCACATACGGTAACCTCGTAACGGGTCACAGGCCAGACTGGGACGACCCCGTGATCGGCGTAGCGCTGGCTGTTAACGGCTGGGTGTTGCTGCTCGGACATGGCTTCCCTCAGGTCCGCTTCCTGTGCCAGCGAGAAGGATACGCTAAAAATCCGCCGCTAGACTTCACGGGGTGGACGAGCTCCACGACAGAACCGGCAGCCGAGCCGAAACCGGGCACAGACGACAGCGGCTTCCAGCTGGATGCAGATGAAAGAAGAG ATCAAGCGCTGGAATCATTTGGAATCCCCATGAAA GAAATCAATGCTGAGAAAAATTATAGGATCCCACGACCTACAGCTACAAACATCAACCAAACATATGATCATTATTATGAACACAGAGCTTGa